A window from Moritella yayanosii encodes these proteins:
- the sixA gene encoding phosphohistidine phosphatase SixA has protein sequence MKIYIMRHGQAGLYASSDAERELTGTGRQQSADMASWLSAIEPTLDCVLHSPYVRAAQTWQVIGNFFTVNKVQVCEDITPDGDAEFIADYIRALVAEYNYETILLVSHLPVVSYLTAALTNGKHMPAFATSAIACLELNENDCQLKWLETSQSIS, from the coding sequence ATGAAGATTTATATTATGCGACACGGTCAAGCAGGACTGTATGCCAGCAGTGATGCTGAACGTGAATTAACGGGCACAGGACGCCAACAATCCGCTGATATGGCTAGTTGGTTAAGTGCAATTGAACCGACGTTAGATTGTGTATTACATAGCCCATATGTACGAGCTGCACAAACTTGGCAAGTTATCGGGAACTTTTTTACCGTAAACAAAGTCCAAGTATGTGAAGACATCACCCCTGATGGTGATGCCGAATTTATTGCTGATTATATTCGCGCACTGGTCGCAGAGTATAACTATGAAACCATATTGTTAGTTTCGCATTTACCTGTAGTGAGTTACCTCACTGCTGCATTAACAAATGGTAAGCACATGCCTGCTTTCGCAACGTCTGCGATTGCTTGTTTAGAATTAAATGAAAATGATTGCCAACTGAAGTGGTTAGAGACATCTCAGAGTATAAGTTAG
- a CDS encoding DUF1107 family protein, with translation MRSFKQFNSFRIAKYVKSFFRGTLYVTGLGLLEFQQGMLVMPSNACNNVKMRVSEVNREIKRFAV, from the coding sequence ATGCGTAGTTTTAAACAATTTAACTCGTTCCGTATTGCAAAATATGTAAAGAGTTTTTTTCGTGGAACTCTCTATGTCACAGGTTTGGGATTATTAGAGTTCCAGCAAGGTATGTTAGTCATGCCGAGCAACGCCTGTAACAATGTTAAAATGCGTGTCTCGGAAGTGAATCGTGAAATTAAGCGATTTGCGGTTTAA